In Desulfuromonadales bacterium, a single genomic region encodes these proteins:
- a CDS encoding mechanosensitive ion channel domain-containing protein, translating to MDETIKSFLESFSPFRIAAALIFCLLTWGFLRAMRLLSEILANKFARYRLFISSAYPVLRLLVWVGALAFVIFAIFSPPFNTILAISASAGLALGLGAQDLIKNIIAGILILMDRPFRVGDMIQVGDDYGEVTNIGLRSTRVHTFDDSTVTLPNSVVLGVAVANSNSGALDEMVVVEFHLPANTDVQQVKELAREAAACSPYVYLKKPIAVLIDDRFDRTFLTRLKIKAYVLDVRLERLLASDISERLKIELLKRGLMTEATVRGVAAGN from the coding sequence ATGGATGAAACGATCAAGAGCTTCCTCGAGAGCTTTTCCCCGTTCCGGATCGCCGCCGCCCTGATTTTTTGCCTGCTCACCTGGGGCTTCCTCAGGGCGATGCGGCTGCTGTCGGAGATTCTCGCCAACAAGTTCGCCCGCTACCGCCTCTTCATCTCCAGCGCCTATCCGGTGCTGCGCCTTCTTGTCTGGGTGGGCGCCCTCGCTTTCGTCATTTTCGCCATCTTCAGCCCCCCCTTCAACACCATCCTCGCCATCAGCGCCTCGGCCGGCCTGGCCCTCGGCCTCGGCGCCCAGGACCTGATCAAGAACATCATCGCCGGCATCCTCATCCTCATGGACCGCCCGTTCCGGGTCGGCGACATGATCCAGGTCGGCGACGATTACGGCGAAGTGACCAACATCGGCCTGCGCTCGACTCGCGTGCATACCTTCGACGACAGCACGGTCACCCTGCCCAACTCCGTGGTCCTCGGCGTGGCCGTCGCCAATTCCAATAGCGGCGCCCTCGACGAAATGGTCGTCGTGGAATTCCACCTGCCGGCCAACACCGACGTCCAGCAGGTCAAGGAGCTGGCGCGGGAGGCGGCGGCCTGCTCTCCGTACGTCTACCTGAAAAAGCCGATTGCGGTCCTGATCGACGACCGGTTCGACCGCACCTTCCTCACCCGGCTCAAGATCAAGGCCTACGTTCTCGACGTCCGCCTGGAGCGCCTGCTCGCCAGCGACATCTCGGAGCGGCTGAAAATCGAGTTGCTCAAGCGCGGCCTGATGACCGAGGCGACGGTTCGCGGCGTAGCCGCGGGCAACTGA
- a CDS encoding anion transporter, giving the protein MDRTVLLVFLFVYLGMVLGRIPGLALDRTGVALLGALGLLATGKISLPEAWLAVDVPTVALLFGLMVVSAQFRLGGFYTRLTRRLAAAEVAPETLLALLVAVVGGLSALLANDIVCLAMAPVLAEGCARRGLDPKPFLLALALAANVGSAATLIGNPQNMLIGQALQLSFAGYLLDAGVPALLGLGVVWWVVARLGRGAWHRPTPVPEVPAPAFSRWQTGKGLTVLVLLTAAFLFAPWPREILALGAAALLLTSRRTSSRTVLGLVDWHLLVLFIGLFVVNHALAASGMLASALRQLAAAGLDLTGPAALFGVTVVLSNLVSNVPAAMLLLPAATHPLAGPILALASTLAGNLFIVGSIANIIVIDQAERLGIAISWREHARVGIPVTFLTLAIAAGWLWIRA; this is encoded by the coding sequence GTGGACCGCACCGTTCTTCTCGTTTTCCTCTTCGTCTACCTCGGCATGGTCCTGGGGCGCATCCCCGGGCTGGCCCTCGACCGCACCGGAGTCGCCCTGCTCGGAGCGCTGGGGCTGCTGGCAACGGGGAAAATCAGTCTCCCCGAGGCCTGGCTGGCGGTGGACGTGCCGACCGTCGCCCTGCTCTTCGGCCTGATGGTCGTCTCCGCCCAGTTCCGCCTCGGCGGCTTCTACACCCGGCTTACCCGTCGGCTGGCCGCCGCGGAGGTGGCCCCGGAGACCCTGCTCGCTCTGCTCGTCGCCGTCGTCGGGGGGCTCTCGGCGCTGCTCGCCAACGACATCGTCTGCCTGGCGATGGCGCCGGTGCTGGCCGAAGGCTGCGCGCGGCGCGGTCTCGACCCGAAGCCGTTCCTCCTCGCCCTGGCGCTGGCCGCCAACGTCGGCTCGGCCGCCACTCTGATCGGCAACCCGCAGAACATGCTGATCGGCCAGGCACTGCAGCTCTCCTTCGCCGGCTACCTGCTCGATGCCGGCGTCCCGGCGCTGCTCGGGCTGGGTGTGGTCTGGTGGGTCGTCGCCCGACTTGGCCGCGGCGCCTGGCACCGGCCGACGCCGGTGCCGGAGGTGCCGGCCCCTGCGTTCAGCCGCTGGCAGACCGGCAAGGGACTGACCGTGCTGGTTCTGCTGACTGCAGCCTTCCTCTTCGCCCCCTGGCCGCGGGAAATTCTCGCCCTGGGTGCGGCTGCACTCCTGCTGACCAGCCGCCGGACCTCCTCGCGGACGGTGCTCGGCCTGGTCGACTGGCACCTGCTGGTCCTCTTCATCGGCCTGTTCGTCGTCAACCACGCCCTGGCCGCCTCGGGAATGCTGGCCAGCGCCCTGCGGCAGCTGGCGGCGGCCGGCCTCGACCTGACCGGCCCCGCCGCCCTCTTCGGCGTCACCGTGGTCCTCTCCAACCTCGTCTCCAACGTGCCGGCGGCCATGCTGCTGCTGCCGGCCGCCACCCACCCCCTGGCCGGACCGATCCTGGCGCTGGCGAGCACCCTGGCCGGCAATCTCTTCATCGTCGGCAGCATCGCCAACATCATCGTCATCGACCAGGCCGAGCGCCTCGGCATCGCCATCTCCTGGCGCGAGCACGCCCGGGTCGGCATTCCCGTAACTTTCCTTACCCTGGCGATTGCGGCGGGGTGGTTGTGGATCAGAGCATAG
- a CDS encoding citrate synthase family protein, giving the protein MARFYTAEEAVRRLGISRNTLYAYVSRGLIRSEQDSRERRTRRYHAQDVERLASRSEVHKAPKAALKKATDWGAPLLDSAITLIGDENFFYRGTSALTLAEDGTFEDTIALLWELPGFRPGQSGGYVRELIEESLLQIPVSQPPIAIFLSVLSLLNARDVKAFGFTPSTTAPAGAAMLDGLLRIVTGSWPDDRIAECLARKWGVDRESLCLIDAALTLVADHELNMSSFVARCTASAGCSPFASVAAATHAFFGRRHGGNTERIYGLLNEADGRDGLYEVIASRIRRGEPVPGFGHRLYDVDPRAKYLLPRLSDRSGYIKEALTAAEELLGGAYPTVDLALLMLERELSLPGRAGVLLFYLGRMTGWVAHIMEQYGQDQPIRPRARYIGANPTN; this is encoded by the coding sequence ATGGCCCGTTTTTACACTGCCGAAGAAGCGGTCAGACGCCTCGGGATTTCGCGAAACACTCTTTACGCCTACGTCAGCAGGGGGCTGATCCGCTCGGAACAGGACAGCCGCGAGCGGAGAACCCGGCGCTACCATGCACAGGATGTGGAACGTCTGGCAAGCCGCAGCGAGGTCCACAAGGCACCGAAGGCCGCCTTGAAGAAGGCGACAGACTGGGGAGCACCCCTGCTGGATTCAGCCATTACCCTGATTGGGGATGAGAACTTCTTCTACCGGGGGACGTCCGCCCTGACCCTGGCCGAAGACGGTACCTTCGAGGACACGATTGCCTTGTTGTGGGAACTTCCAGGATTTCGCCCAGGGCAGTCCGGCGGGTATGTCCGTGAGCTCATCGAGGAGAGCTTGCTCCAGATCCCTGTCAGTCAACCGCCGATTGCAATCTTCCTGTCCGTTCTATCGCTGCTCAATGCCCGCGACGTCAAGGCGTTCGGCTTCACCCCGTCAACCACCGCACCAGCGGGTGCGGCAATGCTGGACGGGTTGCTGCGGATCGTCACGGGGAGCTGGCCTGATGACAGAATAGCCGAATGCCTCGCCAGAAAATGGGGCGTGGACCGGGAAAGTCTTTGCCTGATCGATGCGGCCCTCACCCTTGTGGCCGATCATGAGCTCAACATGTCGTCCTTTGTGGCGCGCTGCACGGCATCGGCAGGGTGTTCTCCCTTTGCGTCGGTAGCTGCCGCTACCCATGCTTTTTTCGGTCGCCGCCACGGGGGCAATACGGAAAGAATCTACGGCCTGCTGAATGAGGCCGATGGCCGGGATGGCCTGTATGAGGTGATTGCCTCCCGGATCAGGAGAGGAGAGCCGGTTCCGGGCTTCGGTCACCGGCTCTATGATGTTGACCCGCGTGCCAAGTATCTCTTGCCCCGGCTTTCTGATAGAAGTGGGTACATCAAAGAGGCTCTGACTGCGGCCGAGGAATTGCTCGGCGGAGCCTATCCGACGGTCGACTTGGCACTGCTCATGCTCGAAAGGGAATTGTCCTTGCCCGGCAGGGCCGGGGTCCTGCTCTTTTACCTGGGCCGGATGACAGGGTGGGTTGCGCATATCATGGAACAGTACGGTCAGGACCAGCCGATACGCCCGAGGGCGCGCTACATCGGGGCTAATCCTACAAACTGA
- a CDS encoding AAA family ATPase, whose amino-acid sequence MRATVEAFLFDLDAAFAAELARATDRLQAALKNAGRALDEAGVNLGKSREKLAAVLQESKAAPALDQAVLHRLATEIDGQLTWIFRKIRPAVDRELRNLATRKKPVEALPAQIARAYARATAALPDELPPPPVAEMEPAAGKEGLAALVWRFMKPLAARLRYLAETNLQLTPRGMAEEILAAWPEPGRHPQVKQYEKLYQQTASRIADIWRGVRFHLEMAADDLEERLAMTGKETPESAALTARAIGSAELALEVLAEAQNALPTSLSPLTTFFEELPEHFTREHQEFTRTLRQELESVDSREKTLRHLGRQLFRKLLELRERAQTVLEQGREEMLRSAGSGIAQTGNLLKNIQALLGVSGKTEEALLTLTDLPSRTQIFERTRRLPALYQRLFTLGPLKHREFLVAREDELEDLEEIFRRWQAGKACSVALIGPEGSGKTSLVNCFESQFGSKAEFLRMEIRSRLQSEADVLHFFGDILGIEKKLTSVDELVTHLLAGPRRVLIIEEGFRLGLRIIGGFRAVKAFLFVLMATRRHCLWLVTFRKFSWARLDHHLGISQYFTHQVRTLFHDQDEIRDAILLRHRTSGLPLIFETDADEPEPTEETLAAREEKFFRELFEASSGSIEAAIYFWLLSVTYDEGDKTIKASPLGKPEYGFIRALGRDYLFALGEVLSHGELTSAEYCEIFRQDPFEGRMVLDYLVELNILLTVRNEKDESPLRYSLNPIFFGPTAQVLEAMNILY is encoded by the coding sequence TTGCGGGCGACCGTCGAGGCGTTTCTCTTCGACCTCGATGCGGCGTTCGCCGCCGAGTTGGCGAGAGCGACGGACCGCTTGCAGGCCGCCCTGAAAAATGCCGGGCGGGCCCTCGACGAAGCCGGCGTCAACCTGGGCAAAAGTCGCGAAAAGCTGGCGGCGGTGCTGCAGGAATCGAAGGCGGCGCCCGCCCTGGACCAGGCAGTTCTCCACCGCCTGGCGACCGAGATCGACGGGCAGCTGACGTGGATATTCCGCAAAATCCGCCCGGCCGTCGACCGTGAACTGAGAAATCTCGCTACCCGGAAAAAACCGGTCGAGGCGCTGCCGGCCCAGATCGCCCGCGCCTATGCCCGCGCCACGGCGGCACTGCCGGATGAGCTCCCGCCCCCTCCTGTCGCGGAGATGGAGCCGGCGGCCGGCAAAGAAGGCCTGGCCGCTCTGGTCTGGCGATTCATGAAACCGCTGGCCGCCCGCCTCCGCTACCTGGCCGAAACCAACCTGCAGTTGACCCCGCGCGGCATGGCTGAGGAGATCCTCGCCGCCTGGCCCGAGCCCGGTCGCCACCCGCAGGTCAAGCAGTACGAGAAACTCTATCAGCAGACCGCCTCGCGCATCGCCGACATCTGGCGCGGCGTGCGGTTTCACCTGGAAATGGCGGCCGACGACCTGGAAGAGCGGCTGGCGATGACCGGCAAGGAAACGCCGGAGTCCGCGGCCCTGACCGCCAGGGCCATCGGTTCGGCCGAACTGGCTCTGGAGGTCCTGGCCGAGGCTCAGAACGCGCTTCCCACCTCTCTTTCCCCCCTCACGACCTTTTTCGAGGAACTGCCCGAACACTTCACCCGGGAACACCAGGAGTTCACCCGGACGCTGCGGCAGGAGCTCGAAAGCGTCGACAGCCGGGAGAAAACCCTGCGCCACCTCGGTCGCCAGCTGTTCAGGAAGCTCCTCGAACTTCGTGAAAGAGCGCAAACCGTTCTGGAACAGGGCCGTGAAGAAATGCTTCGTTCCGCCGGCAGCGGCATCGCCCAGACCGGCAACCTGCTGAAAAATATCCAGGCACTTCTCGGGGTGAGCGGCAAAACCGAGGAGGCCCTGCTGACCCTCACCGATCTGCCATCCCGGACACAGATCTTTGAGCGGACCCGCCGTCTTCCGGCGCTCTATCAGCGACTCTTCACCCTGGGCCCGCTGAAACATCGCGAATTTCTCGTCGCCCGCGAAGATGAACTGGAAGATCTGGAAGAAATCTTCAGGCGTTGGCAGGCGGGCAAGGCCTGCAGCGTTGCCCTCATCGGTCCCGAAGGCAGCGGCAAGACCTCACTGGTCAATTGCTTCGAAAGCCAGTTCGGCAGCAAGGCAGAGTTCCTGCGCATGGAAATTCGCAGCCGACTGCAATCGGAAGCGGACGTGCTTCATTTTTTCGGGGACATCCTCGGCATCGAGAAAAAACTGACTTCCGTCGATGAACTGGTCACGCACCTGCTGGCCGGGCCGCGGCGCGTCCTGATCATCGAGGAGGGATTCCGGCTTGGCCTGCGGATCATCGGCGGCTTCCGGGCGGTCAAGGCGTTTCTCTTTGTCCTCATGGCCACGCGCCGCCATTGTCTCTGGCTGGTCACCTTTCGGAAATTCTCCTGGGCCCGGCTCGACCACCACCTGGGCATCAGCCAATACTTCACCCATCAGGTCCGCACGCTCTTCCATGACCAGGATGAGATCCGCGATGCCATCCTGCTGCGGCACCGGACTTCCGGTCTGCCGCTGATTTTCGAGACTGATGCCGACGAGCCTGAGCCGACCGAGGAAACGCTGGCCGCCAGAGAAGAAAAATTCTTTCGTGAGCTTTTCGAAGCTTCGTCGGGGAGCATCGAAGCTGCCATTTACTTCTGGTTGCTCTCGGTCACCTACGATGAGGGAGACAAGACGATCAAGGCTTCCCCCCTCGGCAAGCCTGAATATGGGTTTATCCGGGCGCTGGGGCGGGACTACCTGTTCGCCCTGGGTGAAGTTCTCAGCCATGGTGAACTCACCAGCGCCGAATATTGCGAAATCTTTCGCCAGGACCCGTTTGAGGGCCGGATGGTCCTCGACTACCTGGTCGAGCTCAACATCCTGCTGACGGTACGGAATGAGAAGGACGAGTCACCGCTGCGCTACAGCCTCAACCCGATCTTCTTCGGTCCGACCGCCCAGGTCCTGGAAGCGATGAACATCCTTTACTGA
- a CDS encoding VOC family protein yields the protein MIEAIDHIVFTVKNVDATCEFYQRVLGMEIATFGEGRKALSFGRQKINLHQWGKEFEPKAAAPAPGTQDICLITQKPIADVARHIEGCGIAIEEGPVRRTGAAGPILSIYFRDPDGNLIEVSNYL from the coding sequence ATGATCGAGGCAATCGACCACATCGTTTTTACCGTGAAGAATGTAGATGCGACCTGCGAGTTCTACCAGCGGGTGCTCGGGATGGAGATCGCAACCTTCGGTGAAGGGCGGAAAGCCCTCAGCTTTGGCCGGCAGAAAATCAACCTGCATCAATGGGGAAAGGAATTCGAGCCGAAAGCTGCCGCACCGGCACCGGGAACACAAGACATCTGCCTGATCACCCAAAAGCCCATTGCGGACGTGGCCAGGCATATTGAAGGATGCGGAATCGCGATTGAGGAGGGCCCTGTTCGCAGAACCGGCGCAGCAGGGCCGATCCTGTCCATCTATTTTCGCGACCCGGACGGCAATTTGATAGAAGTTTCCAACTACCTGTAG